A part of Bacillus thuringiensis genomic DNA contains:
- a CDS encoding class I SAM-dependent methyltransferase — MTKFNWHESAEKKWDSSAEFWTQNSQEMWDSGSRSTIIPFFEQYVKKEAQVLDVGCGDGYGTYKLSRAGYKAVGVDLSEVMIQKGKERGEGPNLSFIKGDLSSLPFENEQFESIMAINSLEWTEEPLRALNEIKRVLKSDGYACIAILGPTAKPRENSYPRLYGKDVVCNTMMPWEFEQLAKEQGFEVVDGIGVYKRGVNEKMLGQLPIELQQSLTFLWVFMLKNA; from the coding sequence ATGACGAAATTTAATTGGCATGAATCAGCAGAGAAAAAATGGGATAGTAGTGCAGAATTTTGGACTCAGAATAGTCAGGAGATGTGGGACAGCGGGAGCAGAAGTACAATTATTCCATTTTTTGAACAGTATGTGAAGAAAGAAGCTCAGGTGCTTGATGTTGGTTGTGGGGATGGATACGGTACATATAAATTAAGTCGAGCGGGCTATAAAGCAGTTGGAGTAGATTTATCAGAAGTAATGATTCAAAAAGGGAAGGAGCGCGGAGAAGGACCGAATTTATCTTTTATAAAAGGAGATCTTTCTTCCTTACCATTTGAAAATGAGCAATTTGAATCAATTATGGCAATTAACTCTTTAGAATGGACCGAGGAGCCATTACGAGCATTAAATGAGATAAAGCGCGTTTTAAAAAGCGATGGGTATGCATGTATTGCAATTTTAGGACCGACAGCCAAGCCTCGAGAGAACAGTTATCCTCGTTTATACGGCAAAGACGTTGTTTGTAATACGATGATGCCGTGGGAATTTGAACAGTTAGCGAAAGAACAAGGTTTTGAAGTGGTAGATGGCATCGGTGTATATAAGCGCGGAGTAAATGAGAAGATGCTAGGTCAACTACCTATCGAATTACAACAATCGTTAACATTCTTATGGGTATTTATGTTAAAAAACGCATAA